One genomic window of Actinoalloteichus hoggarensis includes the following:
- a CDS encoding LacI family DNA-binding transcriptional regulator: protein MRAGRRITATDVAAEAGVSRATVGFVLNRTSSQSISSATAQRVLAAAERLGYQPHGGARALRSGHSRIVLLVLPDLPVGHALRELLEAATVQLAEAGYQLVVHHHVVETAVPLWSVLLPEVVLGFEPFSAADVLSMRRAGVEHVLPAEGDRPVAAFWPAAQGVALQIGHLAESGHRRIGCVLPAEPRLAARAALRAEVLRQACAAHGLGAPRTALIAPDVAGAAAIVRDWVDGEGVTAICGYDDELAAAVVSAALRGGLRVPADLSVLGFDDTPVARLLVPSLSTVAIDNRALGRYVAEIALGALRGRRADSVPLPDAVRLTVRESSGPPVPGRRIF from the coding sequence ATGAGGGCGGGACGACGGATCACGGCGACCGACGTGGCCGCCGAGGCGGGCGTGTCCAGGGCGACGGTCGGCTTCGTGCTCAACCGGACGTCCTCACAGTCGATCTCCTCGGCCACCGCGCAGCGAGTCCTGGCCGCGGCGGAGCGACTCGGCTACCAGCCGCACGGCGGTGCCCGCGCGCTGCGCAGCGGTCACAGTCGGATCGTCCTGCTCGTGCTGCCGGATCTGCCGGTGGGTCACGCGCTGCGTGAACTCCTCGAAGCCGCCACCGTGCAGCTGGCCGAGGCCGGTTATCAACTGGTCGTGCACCACCACGTCGTGGAGACGGCCGTGCCGCTGTGGTCGGTGCTGCTGCCCGAGGTGGTGTTGGGCTTCGAGCCGTTCTCGGCGGCCGACGTGCTGTCGATGCGACGTGCCGGGGTGGAACACGTCCTGCCCGCGGAGGGCGACCGCCCGGTGGCGGCCTTCTGGCCTGCCGCACAGGGCGTCGCACTTCAGATCGGCCACCTGGCGGAGTCGGGGCATCGGCGGATCGGCTGCGTGCTCCCGGCCGAGCCTCGGCTCGCCGCACGGGCGGCCCTACGGGCCGAGGTCCTGCGGCAGGCCTGTGCGGCCCACGGGCTGGGCGCGCCGAGGACGGCGCTGATCGCTCCCGACGTCGCGGGTGCCGCGGCCATCGTGCGGGACTGGGTCGACGGAGAGGGAGTGACGGCGATCTGCGGCTATGACGACGAACTCGCCGCCGCCGTGGTGTCCGCCGCGTTGCGGGGCGGCCTTCGGGTCCCCGCGGATCTGTCGGTACTCGGCTTCGACGACACCCCCGTCGCACGCCTGTTGGTGCCGTCGTTGTCCACGGTCGCGATCGACAATCGCGCGCTCGGCCGGTACGTCGCCGAGATCGCCCTCGGCGCGCTCCGCGGCAGACGTGCCGACTCGGTCCCGCTGCCCGATGCGGTGCGTCTCACGGTGCGCGAGTCCAGCGGACCGCCCGTGCCCGGCCGCCGCATCTTCTGA
- a CDS encoding cytochrome P450, giving the protein MTTADRQPLDYPFALPTADEPPPEWARLRQECPVAAIRLASGDEALLLTRYEDVRQVLGDPRFTRSLSADDAARVTANESGGIFGSASAIDASTDAHQQWRRLVGKAFTAKRMSQMRPAIEAMAARLLDEMCARGAPADLVASFAFPLPVWVICDLLGVPDSDRDRFSYWSDTMLSLDRYEQTEIDSAQQEFGEYFAAHIATRRAEPGDDLLSELIAVTDAADGRLPEELLMLTGQGLLVAGHETTANMISKMVVLLLSERSRWTAVVEDPSLVRTAAEEALRFDANAGFGLPRYLTEEIEVGGRTMPRGTTIVTSLASANRDEQVFVDADDMDLRRAPNPHLAFGVGPHSCLGQALARTELQAVLSVLVRRLPGLDLAVPVEELPLRKGLLVGGLERLPVRW; this is encoded by the coding sequence GTGACCACTGCGGACCGACAGCCGCTCGACTACCCCTTCGCCCTGCCGACGGCCGACGAGCCGCCGCCGGAGTGGGCACGCCTACGCCAGGAGTGTCCGGTCGCCGCGATCCGACTGGCCAGCGGTGACGAGGCGCTGCTGCTCACCCGCTACGAGGACGTGAGACAGGTGCTCGGCGACCCTCGTTTCACCCGCTCGCTCAGCGCGGACGACGCCGCGCGCGTCACGGCCAACGAATCCGGTGGCATCTTCGGGTCCGCCAGCGCGATCGACGCCTCGACGGACGCGCACCAGCAGTGGCGCAGGCTGGTCGGCAAGGCGTTCACCGCCAAGCGGATGTCTCAGATGCGGCCCGCCATCGAGGCGATGGCGGCTCGGCTGCTCGACGAGATGTGCGCACGGGGGGCGCCCGCCGATCTGGTCGCCTCGTTCGCCTTCCCGTTACCGGTCTGGGTGATCTGCGATCTGCTGGGCGTGCCGGATTCCGACCGCGACCGCTTCTCCTACTGGTCCGACACCATGCTCAGCCTCGATCGGTACGAGCAGACGGAGATCGACAGCGCTCAGCAGGAGTTCGGCGAGTACTTCGCGGCCCACATCGCGACTCGGCGGGCCGAGCCCGGCGACGATCTGCTCAGCGAGCTGATCGCCGTCACGGACGCCGCCGACGGCAGGCTTCCCGAGGAGCTGCTCATGCTCACCGGGCAGGGTCTGCTGGTGGCGGGGCATGAGACCACGGCGAACATGATCTCGAAGATGGTGGTGCTGCTGCTCAGCGAACGGAGCCGGTGGACGGCGGTGGTCGAGGATCCGTCGTTGGTGCGTACAGCCGCCGAGGAGGCGCTGCGGTTCGACGCCAACGCCGGCTTCGGCCTGCCCCGCTATCTCACCGAGGAGATCGAGGTCGGCGGCCGGACGATGCCGCGGGGGACGACGATCGTCACCAGCCTCGCGTCGGCGAATCGCGACGAGCAGGTCTTCGTCGATGCCGACGACATGGACCTTCGTCGTGCACCCAATCCGCACCTCGCCTTCGGGGTGGGTCCGCACTCCTGCCTCGGGCAGGCGTTGGCCCGTACCGAACTCCAGGCCGTGCTGAGTGTGCTGGTGCGGAGGCTGCCCGGTCTGGATCTCGCCGTCCCCGTCGAGGAGCTGCCGTTGCGTAAGGGGCTGCTCGTGGGCGGGCTCGAACGGCTGCCCGTGCGGTGGTGA
- a CDS encoding ferredoxin, translated as MHVDVDTEKCCGAGQCVLLAPEVFDQREEDGIVVLLDAEPAEEQHGPVREAAAVCPGMAISLTP; from the coding sequence ATGCATGTGGACGTGGACACCGAGAAGTGCTGTGGTGCGGGCCAGTGCGTACTGCTCGCACCCGAGGTGTTCGATCAACGCGAAGAGGACGGCATCGTCGTGCTGCTCGACGCCGAGCCTGCCGAAGAGCAGCACGGACCTGTGCGGGAGGCGGCGGCCGTGTGTCCCGGTATGGCCATCTCCCTCACCCCGTGA
- a CDS encoding prenyltransferase/squalene oxidase repeat-containing protein produces MFRSLLGLTAGALLLVSTVVPSAASADPAFDVGSAEAGTAAEFLERELVRLDYVYPSAMPGTPDPGLQADALLGLYAAGRTGTTFDLGVRALRDMYYNGNLANSGVIAKRLLVALRAGVDPTNWGVDSNGDRIDLVDRLESTLDVDGRYRNLNAGDYDPRRDLSNTFSQALALIAVDEYAARTGTPVDQRAAVDYLLRQQCPSGGFRPNPPPEDVGSRCSEADDKLVSVDNTAMAVWALAEVGGSPGALDRGVRWLLDRQHPDGAFGFDSSSPELIASTLNANSTGLAALALTVANQAGPAGRAGGWLTSIQLGNGVDPGAMIGAVSYSARDYLDAQVDGPLYWSRAGNQDRLRRATAQALLGLSATPPAEPPDSPTVPPTTNPPGEPGPTGPPGAPGQPGQPGAPGQPGLPGQPGLPGEPGHPGYPGAAGDAGAPGLGGAPGSGAEPPSAVAQTPRPEPPPAVAQAPSPGGEPTGQGAAPETSLASSVSDFLRSPAGLTSSAVVALLLATISYLLISRPRRRGGAV; encoded by the coding sequence ATGTTCAGGTCCCTTCTCGGCCTGACGGCGGGAGCGCTGCTCCTCGTCTCAACGGTCGTCCCCTCTGCTGCCTCGGCCGACCCGGCGTTCGACGTCGGGTCGGCCGAGGCCGGTACGGCGGCGGAGTTCCTGGAACGGGAGCTCGTCCGGCTCGACTACGTCTATCCCAGCGCCATGCCGGGGACCCCGGACCCTGGTCTGCAGGCCGACGCCCTGTTGGGGCTGTATGCGGCAGGTCGAACGGGAACCACCTTCGATCTCGGCGTCCGCGCACTGCGCGACATGTACTACAACGGCAATCTGGCCAACTCCGGCGTCATCGCGAAACGCCTGCTGGTGGCCCTGCGTGCCGGGGTCGATCCGACGAACTGGGGCGTCGACTCCAATGGGGACCGGATCGATCTGGTGGACCGGCTGGAATCGACGCTCGACGTCGACGGCCGTTACCGCAACCTGAACGCGGGTGACTACGATCCCCGCCGAGATCTGTCGAACACGTTCTCCCAGGCGTTGGCGCTGATCGCCGTGGACGAGTACGCCGCGCGCACCGGGACGCCCGTCGACCAGCGCGCCGCCGTGGACTACCTCCTCCGCCAGCAGTGTCCGAGCGGCGGCTTCCGTCCGAACCCCCCACCGGAGGACGTCGGCTCCCGCTGCTCCGAGGCCGACGACAAGCTCGTCAGCGTCGACAACACCGCGATGGCGGTCTGGGCGCTCGCCGAGGTCGGCGGCAGTCCCGGCGCGCTGGACCGGGGTGTGCGCTGGCTGCTCGACCGTCAGCATCCCGACGGCGCCTTCGGCTTCGACTCGTCGTCACCGGAGTTGATCGCCTCGACGCTCAACGCCAACAGCACCGGGCTCGCCGCCCTCGCGCTCACCGTCGCGAATCAGGCCGGACCCGCTGGACGCGCGGGCGGCTGGTTGACGTCGATCCAGCTGGGCAACGGCGTCGATCCGGGCGCCATGATCGGCGCCGTCTCCTATTCGGCACGCGACTATCTGGACGCCCAGGTCGACGGGCCGCTGTACTGGAGCCGCGCGGGCAATCAAGACCGGCTGCGGCGGGCGACGGCACAGGCGCTGCTGGGTCTGTCGGCGACCCCGCCCGCCGAACCGCCCGACTCGCCGACGGTCCCGCCGACGACGAATCCGCCTGGTGAACCAGGTCCGACCGGCCCCCCCGGTGCACCCGGGCAGCCGGGACAACCCGGCGCGCCGGGACAGCCGGGCCTTCCCGGGCAGCCGGGCCTGCCGGGTGAGCCGGGACATCCCGGCTATCCGGGAGCAGCCGGAGACGCGGGGGCGCCAGGACTCGGTGGGGCGCCGGGTTCGGGGGCCGAACCACCGAGCGCGGTCGCTCAGACACCTCGGCCCGAGCCGCCGCCCGCCGTCGCGCAGGCGCCGTCGCCCGGTGGCGAGCCGACCGGACAGGGCGCCGCGCCGGAAACCTCGCTCGCGTCCTCGGTGAGCGACTTCCTACGCAGTCCGGCGGGCCTGACGTCCTCGGCGGTGGTGGCGTTGCTGCTGGCCACGATCAGTTACCTGCTGATCAGCAGGCCTCGACGACGGGGCGGTGCGGTGTGA
- a CDS encoding UbiA family prenyltransferase, translated as MDLERRSAPSVSPTARLSALLGSAHPEPAVAVTLFTTVLAAAIGRGVGGSVLVAATVLAGQLSIGWSNDAWDARRDLATGRRDKPVAAGLLSPRSVGVAAVIAVLVCIPLSLANGLIAGSVHLFGMVAAGWAYNVGLKRTVLSPLAYAVGFGSLPAFVTLGLPGAPWPAWWAVVAAALLGMGAHLVNALPDIEGDLVTGVRGFPQRIGRTACRTLTPLVMLAAVGVLLVGTPGRIGLPSLLIAAVAAAVAIAGTAIPAAPDSRRPFRAAVLTAALAIVLFLFNGSAVV; from the coding sequence GTGGACCTGGAGCGTCGATCAGCCCCGTCGGTGTCCCCGACCGCCCGCCTGAGCGCGCTGCTGGGCAGCGCCCATCCCGAGCCCGCCGTGGCGGTCACCCTGTTCACCACCGTGCTCGCCGCGGCGATCGGCCGTGGCGTGGGCGGCTCGGTGCTGGTCGCCGCCACGGTGCTGGCCGGACAGCTGTCGATCGGCTGGTCCAACGACGCGTGGGATGCCCGCCGCGATCTCGCCACCGGCCGCCGAGACAAGCCCGTGGCCGCGGGCCTGCTGTCGCCGCGCTCCGTCGGTGTCGCCGCGGTGATCGCGGTGCTGGTGTGCATCCCGCTGTCGCTGGCCAACGGGCTGATCGCCGGTTCGGTGCACCTGTTCGGCATGGTGGCGGCCGGCTGGGCCTACAACGTCGGCCTCAAACGCACGGTGCTCTCCCCGCTCGCCTACGCGGTGGGCTTCGGCAGTCTGCCCGCGTTCGTGACACTCGGCCTGCCGGGCGCTCCCTGGCCCGCCTGGTGGGCGGTGGTCGCCGCCGCACTGCTGGGGATGGGCGCACACCTGGTCAACGCGCTGCCGGACATCGAGGGCGACCTGGTGACGGGGGTCCGCGGCTTCCCGCAGCGCATCGGTCGGACCGCCTGCCGGACGCTGACGCCGCTGGTGATGCTCGCCGCCGTGGGCGTGCTGCTGGTGGGGACCCCGGGACGGATCGGACTGCCGAGTCTGCTCATCGCGGCGGTGGCGGCGGCGGTGGCGATCGCGGGGACGGCGATCCCCGCCGCCCCGGACAGCCGCCGACCCTTCCGCGCCGCCGTGTTGACGGCAGCCCTGGCGATCGTGTTGTTCCTGTTCAACGGCTCCGCCGTCGTGTGA
- a CDS encoding isoprenylcysteine carboxyl methyltransferase family protein, whose amino-acid sequence MLFYTLLVLAVALERLAELVVARRNGRRSLARGAVESGRGHYPVMVALHTGLLVACLAEAALLDRPFIPALGIPMVVLVVLAQALRWWCIVSLGDAWNTRVLVVPGAEPVRGGPYRLLRHPNYVAVVVEIVALPLVHSAWLTAVVFTLANAALLTVRIRCEDKALTQLATV is encoded by the coding sequence ATGCTGTTCTACACCCTCCTCGTCCTGGCCGTCGCGCTCGAGCGACTCGCCGAACTCGTCGTGGCGCGGCGCAACGGCCGACGCAGCCTGGCCCGCGGCGCGGTGGAGTCCGGCCGAGGCCACTACCCGGTGATGGTCGCGCTGCACACCGGGCTGCTCGTCGCCTGCCTCGCCGAGGCCGCGCTGCTGGACCGGCCCTTCATCCCCGCGCTCGGCATCCCGATGGTCGTGCTGGTGGTGCTGGCCCAGGCCTTGCGCTGGTGGTGCATCGTCTCACTCGGCGACGCCTGGAACACCCGCGTCCTGGTGGTGCCGGGCGCGGAACCGGTCCGCGGCGGCCCGTACCGCCTTCTCCGACACCCCAACTACGTGGCGGTGGTGGTGGAGATCGTCGCGCTGCCGTTGGTGCATTCGGCCTGGCTGACGGCGGTGGTGTTCACCCTGGCCAACGCGGCGCTGCTCACGGTCCGCATCCGCTGCGAGGACAAGGCTCTGACACAGCTCGCGACCGTATGA